The Fusarium oxysporum Fo47 chromosome II, complete sequence genome includes a region encoding these proteins:
- a CDS encoding concanavalin A-like lectin/glucanase domain-containing protein gives MGLSSNPSSAFTGVVIGLVSSFGSIVLIALVIFIFWVSGCASTGRIILDRLGRPGEYDDEQAFARDEAEALEVMDDMSRQEYLRAKAWVTANPPESMQTDISLSQYLAIQEKGVSAWEFEPELEIANCFVEARTEIEFFDSECTVMSNLPVPKQNDVYYWEAKIYEKPENTLLSIGMATKPYPLFRLPGYHKYSVGYQSTGARRYNQPFGATPYGPPLVQGDVVGVGYRPRTGAIFFTRNGKKLEEVVHGLKAQNFFPAIGANGPATIHVNLGQAGFVFIEANVKKWGLAPVTGSLAPPPPYGSEQGSILLEAGTKDGNTYPQGRQHSHSITASSYNTRNPSNDLNPSHGRTRSGNFRVLPPTSPGPVRSSTDISLAHFVPNEENGEASSNAGPQQETHDHNPLHLHLEDATNPPPEYQSPDHSGSEDGRYGSDSEEDTPLIRVMNRSRGNSSTTVLPSRQTPSPRQPPVPSYSDAMRQGAGRDRSDSARLPPPNRTPSNRPRSSTSA, from the exons ATGGGGCTCTCTTCCAACCCGTCGTCTGCCTTTACAGGCGTCGTCATCGGCCTCGTGTCATCCTTCGGCtccatcgtcctcatcgCCCTAgttatcttcatcttctgggTTTCTGGCTGCGCGAGTACCGGCCGTATCATCCTCGATCGTCTCGGTCGACCTGGCGAATACGATGATGAACAAGCGTTCGCACgcgatgaggctgaggccCTTGAGGTCATGGATGATATGTCTCGCCAAGAATATCTACGTGCAAAGG CCTGGGTCACTGCAAACCCTCCCGAATCAATGCAGACTGATATCTCTCTGTCCCAATACCTCGCCATACAAGAAAAGGGTGTCTCCGCATGGGAATTTGAGCCTGAACTGGAGATCGCCAACTGCTTTGTCGAAGCTCGTACCGAAATCGAATTCTTTGACTCGGAATGCACCGTCATGAGCAATCTCCCTGTTCCCAAGCAGAACGATGTCTACTACTGGGAAGCCAAGATCTACGAAAAGCCCGAAAACACTCTTCTCAGTATCGGCATGGCTACCAAGCCTTATCCTCTCTTCCGACTGCCAG GTTATCACAAGTACTCTGTTGGATATCAATCTACCGGTGCCCGCCGCTACAATCAACCATTTGGCGCGACTCCCTATGGTCCCCCGCTGGTGCAAGGCGATGTCGTTGGGGTGGGTTATCGTCCTCGAACCGGTGCTATCTTCTTCACTCGCAATGGTaagaagctcgaggaggTTGTTCACGGACTCAAGGCGCAAAACTTCTTCCCTGCCATCGGTGCAAACGGCCCTGCTACTATTCACGTCAACCTTGGTCAGGCcggcttcgtcttcatcgagGCCAACGTCAAGAAATGGGGTCTGGCTCCTGTGACTGGAAGCCTGGCTCCTCCGCCACCATATGGATCTGAGCAGGGTAGCATACTGTTGGAAGCTGGCACCAAGGACGGCAACACTTATCCTCAAGGACGGCAACACAGCCACTCCATCACTGCAAGCTCTTACAACACACGCAACCCATCTAACGATCTGAACCCTTCGCATGGACGAACACGTAGTGGTAACTTTCGCGTCCTTCCTCCAACAAGTCCCGGACCAGTTAGAAGCTCGACCGATATTTCTTTGGCTCATTTTGTACCCAACGAGGAGAACGGCGAAGCTAGCAGCAATGCCGGACCTCAACAGGAGACGCACGACCACAACcctctgcatctgcatctcgaAGATGCGACAAACCCGCCTCCTGAATACCAAAGTCCCGACCATTCAGGTAGCGAAGATGGTCGATATGGAAGTGACAGCGAGGAAGATACGCCTCTTATTCGCGTAATGAACCGCAGCCGAGGTAACTCTTCCACTACGGTGCTTCCCTCACGGCAAACTCCAAGTCCTCGCCAACCACCAGTACCCAGCTATAGTGACGCTATGCGGCAAGGAGCTGGTCGTGACCGTAGTGATAGTGCTCGATTACCGCCACCGAACCGAACGCCATCCAATAGACCTCGCAGTAGCACTTCTGCTTGA